The Vidua chalybeata isolate OUT-0048 chromosome 31, bVidCha1 merged haplotype, whole genome shotgun sequence genome window below encodes:
- the DAXX gene encoding death domain-associated protein 6 → MAAPRRGALRLAGGHDHAPFFVRCHGGARSAGPARGGTSGPAQCAAAAARWRRRRRSCAGPPIIVLDDDEEERGPCPSPPGPSPSPRGPAPPSPAGPPPPNGAGGGRGGAFWEENEQLFQQFLSLCAPLTQEHPEVLPFLSSRHLRAHPDFRGSAEFRNILGRLLRRVRGRRRKVYVYINELCTVLKARALRRRLPLRAPPAALQCPPASHRHSHGALQCPDGAPQCPVGSSQYPDEASQHPPSSSQHPPSSSQHLPSSSQHPPGSSQCPPSASQCPPGSSQPPPGASSSSQYPDRAEPSPCATSSSQYPARDPSQYPGTPSHYPGALSSDASAPSQYPNGSSQCSSTSSQYPGGSSGDPSASSQYPSGASHCPSTSSQCPGAPSQYPGSSSGNPSSPSQHPSAPSQHPSAPPGNAGAPPQPSSASEGSPRRTGGSRRQIRHLEHLLRVYASEIRRLQERELDLAELDSADSPYLQENRLKRRMMRIFRRLCQLKDCSSLTGRVLEQRIRFRGTRYPEVNRSIERFINRPDAFPDYSDILREIRGASARHGLGLGRRQMENMAQEAFREVGNRLQERRHLDLVYNFGSHLTDQYRPGMDPALSDPELAQRLRRNRRLALARLDDVIARFAQRQERHRESGTARKRGSARKKEEEEEEEEEEEEDEEEEEEDEEDEEEEEEEEEEEEEGESSEAEGRVKVKEEEETEEEEEEEEGREATAAQGAADPGVPTLPLPPPAAEGGGGCPGRGREPLPSPKPELFVLEIETFPLEPSETPPPSPSPSPRPALGGSEATPKTTPPSPPSPPPFPLDLGARGGHKRPSPPSPCPSPPRAALGGGAGAAISSTSLNGGGAATPPGPPPRKWSRMEQPGGGSLAVPGGGSQGEGPDLGGAPPSPLPDSTRADSPGGDLVSSSQGSPPRAAPRACKASVGTQCDPEEIIVLSDSD, encoded by the exons ATGGCGGCGCCCAGAC GCGGCGCGCTGCGATTGGCCGGCGGGCATGACCACGCCCCTTTCTTTGTACGGTGTCATGGCGGCGCCCGCTCGGCCGGGCCGGCGCGGGGCGGCACTTCCGGTCCTGCGCAGTGCGCGGCCGCGGCCGCTcggtggcggcggcgccggAGGAGCTGCGCGGGCCCG CCAATCATCGTCCTGGACGACGACGAGGAGGAGCGAggcccctgcccctcccccccaggcccctccccctccccccgaggccccgcccctccctccccggcggggccgccccccccgaacggggccgggggggggaggggcggcgcCTTCTGGGAGGAGAACGAGCAGCTGTTCCAGCAG TTCCTGTCGCTGTGCGCGCCGCTGACGCAGGAGCACCCCGAGGTGCTGCCGTTCCTGAGCTCGCGGCACCTGCGGGCCCACCCCGACTTCCGGGGCTCGGCCGAGTTCCGGAACATTCTGGGCCGGCTGCTGCGGCGCGTGCGGGGCCGGCGCCGCAAGGTCTACGTCTACATCAACGAGCTCTGCACCGTGCTCAAGGCGCGCGCGCtgcgccgccgcctcccgctgcgcgccccgcccgccgcgctccAGTGCCCGCCCGCTTCCCACCGGCATTCCCACGGAGCGCTCCAGTGTCCTGACGGAGCGCCCCAGTGTCCCGTTGGATCCTCCCAGTATCCCGACGAAGCGTCCCAGCATCcccccagctcatcccagcaccctcccagttcatcccaacatcttcccagttcatcccagcatCCCCCCGGTtcatcccagtgccctcccagtgcctcccagtgcccGCCCGGTTCATCCCAGCCTCCCCCCGGGGCCTCCAGTTCGTCCCAGTATCCCGACAGAGCTGAGCCATCCCCGTGTGCCaccagttcatcccagtatCCCGCCAGGGATCCATCCCAGTATCCTGGCACTCCATCCCATTATCCCGGTGCTTTGTCCAGCGATGCCAGCGCTCCATCTCAGTATCCCAATGGttcatcccagtgctccagcacCTCGTCCCAGTATCCTGGTGGTTCATCCGGCGATCCCAGTGCCTCATCCCAGTATCCCAGTGGCgcttcccactgtcccagcacCTCATCCCAGTGTCCCGGCGCTCCATCCCAGTATCCCGGCAGTTCGTCCGGCAATCCCAGTtctccatcccagcatcccagtgctccatcccagcatcccagcGCTCCACCCGGCAACGCTGGCGCCCCGCCACAGCCCAGCAGCGCCTCCGAGGGCTCCCCGCGGCGCACGGGCGGCTCGCGGCGGCAGATccggcacctggagcacctgcTGCGCGTCTACGCCAGCGAGATCCGGCGGCTGCAGGAGCGCGAGCTGGACCTGGCCGAGCTGGACAGCGCCGACTCGCCGTACCTGCAGGAGAACCGCCTCAAGAGGAGGATGATGCGCATCTTCCGCCGCCTCTGCCAGCTCAAGGACTGCAGCAGCCTGACGGGGCGCGTGCTGGAGCAGCGCATCCGCTTCCGCGGCACGCGCTACCCCGAGGTGAACCGCAGCATCGAGCGCTTCATCAACCGGCCCGACGCCTTCCCCGACTACTCGGACATCCTGCGCGAGATCCGCGGCGCCAGCGCGCGCcacgggctggggctgggccggCGGCAGATGGAGAACATGGCCCAGGAGGCCTTCCGCGAGGTGGGCAACCGGCTGCAGGAGCGGCGCCACCTCGACCTGGTCTACAACTTCGGCAGCCACCTCACCGACCAGTACCGGCCAG gCATGGACCCGGCGCTGTCAGACCCCGAGCTGGCGCAGCGGCTGCGGCGGAACCGGCGCCTGGCCCTGGCCCGGCTGGACGACGTCATCGCCCGCTTCGCCCAGCGCCAGGAGCGGCACCGCGAGAGCGGCACGGCCCGGAAACGCGGGAGCGCG aggaagaaagaggaagaggaggaggaagaggaggaggaagaagaagatgaggaggaggaggaggaagatgaagaggacgaggaagaagaggaggaagaggaggaggaggaagaagaaggagaatCCTCTGAGGCTGAAGGGCGGGTGAAGGtcaaggaggaagaggagacagaggaggaggaagaggaggaggaaggaagagaagccACGGCAGCACAGG GTGCGGCCGATCCGGGGGTTCCGAcgctgcccctccccccccccgcggCCGAGGGAGGGGGGGGGTGTCCCGGGAGGGGTCGCGagcccctcccctcccccaaaCCCGAACTTTTCGTGCTGGAAATCGAAACTTTCCCCCTGGAGCCGAGCGAgacccctcccccctccccctccccctcccctcgcCCCGCCCTGGGCGGCTCCGAGGCCACGCCCAAAACCacgcccccctcccccccttcccctccccccttcCCGCTGGATTtgggggcgcgggggggccACAagcgcccctcccccccctccccgtgcccctccccccccaggGCCGcgctggggggaggggcgggcgCTGCCATCAGCTCCACCTCCCTCAATGGGGGAGGGGCCGcgacccccccgggacccccccccaggaaATGGAGCCGGATGGAGCAGCCCGGGgggggcag ccTGGCGGTGCCCGGGGGGGGCTCGCAGGGGGAGGGGCCAGATTTGGGGGGTGCCCCCCCCTCGCCCCTGCCCGACTCCACCCGCGCCGACTCCCCCGGGGGGGACCTGGTGAGCTCCTCGCAGGGGAGCCCCCCCCGGGCAGCGCCCCGCGCCTGCAAG